The following proteins are co-located in the Komagataeibacter sp. FNDCF1 genome:
- a CDS encoding N-acetylmuramoyl-L-alanine amidase — protein MPPARPDGTDAIPPAGGLGRRTLVTGLGLLVPATAVARVAPHAPAHPHAPAAPHAPAHAALHAPAIVGRAARPRPLVMLDPGHGGKDPGAIGVSGTYEKHVAEAAASELQRQLEASGRYRVAMTRADDRFIPLEGRVDIAHTHKASLFISMHADALTNRAVRGASVYTLSSKASDRQTAMLAQTENSADRYGGPQMHADSPEVQEILASLVTEETRHGAAHMASSIVSSFRPRIGLLQHPSRHASFVVLKSADIPSVLVEMGFMSNHMDEAALRQAAHRMVVAGAMVQAIDRYFATDSMVTHATG, from the coding sequence ATGCCCCCAGCCCGGCCTGATGGCACTGATGCAATCCCACCCGCGGGTGGCCTTGGCCGCCGCACGCTGGTCACCGGGCTTGGCCTGCTGGTGCCTGCCACGGCTGTGGCCCGCGTGGCCCCGCACGCACCGGCCCATCCGCACGCGCCGGCCGCCCCCCATGCCCCCGCGCATGCGGCCCTGCACGCCCCCGCCATTGTGGGACGCGCGGCCCGGCCCAGGCCACTGGTCATGCTGGACCCGGGGCATGGCGGCAAGGACCCCGGCGCCATCGGCGTATCGGGCACGTATGAAAAACACGTGGCCGAGGCGGCGGCCAGCGAACTGCAGCGCCAGCTTGAGGCCAGCGGGCGCTACCGTGTGGCCATGACCCGCGCCGATGACCGCTTCATCCCGCTGGAGGGACGGGTGGATATCGCCCACACGCACAAGGCCTCGCTGTTCATATCCATGCATGCCGATGCCCTGACCAACCGCGCCGTGCGCGGGGCGAGTGTCTATACCCTGTCGTCAAAGGCGTCGGACCGGCAGACGGCCATGCTGGCACAGACGGAAAACAGCGCCGACCGCTATGGCGGCCCGCAGATGCACGCGGATTCGCCCGAGGTGCAGGAAATCCTGGCCAGTCTCGTCACCGAGGAAACGCGCCATGGCGCGGCCCACATGGCCAGCAGCATCGTCTCCTCCTTCCGCCCGCGCATCGGCCTTTTGCAGCATCCCTCCCGCCATGCCTCGTTCGTGGTGCTCAAGTCGGCGGATATTCCCTCCGTGCTGGTGGAGATGGGATTCATGTCCAACCACATGGATGAAGCCGCCCTGCGCCAGGCCGCCCACCGCATGGTGGTGGCGGGTGCGATGGTGCAGGCGATCGACCGCTATTTCGCAACCGACAGCATGGTCACCCATGCCACGGGATAA
- a CDS encoding 2-isopropylmalate synthase gives MSIDHPSFGRIDPNRVIIFDTTLRDGEQSPGFSMNLAEKLRMAEALEELGVDVMEAGFPVASKGDFDSVHQIAQKVKNSVVCALARSGGKNDITAAAEAIRPAKRGRIHNFISTSPLHMKYKLRMEPETVLELIEAGNRASRQFTDDVEWSAEDGSRTDPDFLCRCVETAIRAGATTINIPDTVGYSTPEDMARIFNDLRTRVPGADGVIFSTHNHNDLGLGVANTVAALQAGARQVECTINGIGERAGNAALEEIIMVLRTRHDVLPYTTGIHTERLLRTSRMLATITGFDVQPNKAIVGRNAFAHESGIHQDGILKNAATYEIMTPESVGWNRTSLVLGKHSGRAAFRDKLKAMGYENIEEAQFNDAFSRFKDLADRKKVIYDEDLVALVDDEVRDHARIRFVALDVTAGSRRPATADLVLEVDGRREEGHAEGQGPVDAAFNAIRAIVSHDATLQLYSVGAVTEGSDAQARTSVRLEEDGKLVDGQGADADTLVSAVRAYVHALNKLLVKRDRAEPAALDA, from the coding sequence ATGAGCATCGACCATCCCTCCTTTGGCCGTATCGACCCCAACCGTGTCATCATTTTTGACACCACGCTGCGTGACGGTGAACAGTCCCCCGGCTTTTCCATGAACCTGGCTGAAAAGCTGCGCATGGCCGAAGCGCTGGAAGAACTGGGCGTGGACGTGATGGAAGCGGGCTTTCCCGTGGCGTCAAAGGGCGATTTCGACAGCGTTCACCAGATCGCGCAGAAGGTGAAGAACAGCGTTGTATGCGCGCTGGCGCGCAGTGGCGGCAAGAATGACATCACGGCCGCGGCCGAGGCGATCAGGCCCGCAAAGCGCGGACGCATCCACAACTTCATCTCCACATCGCCGCTGCACATGAAGTACAAGCTGCGCATGGAGCCGGAAACGGTGCTGGAACTGATCGAGGCGGGCAACCGTGCCTCGCGCCAGTTCACCGATGACGTGGAATGGTCGGCGGAAGACGGCTCGCGCACCGACCCCGATTTCCTGTGCCGCTGTGTGGAAACCGCCATCCGCGCGGGTGCGACCACCATCAACATCCCCGATACGGTCGGCTATTCCACGCCGGAAGATATGGCCCGCATCTTCAATGACCTGCGCACCCGCGTGCCCGGTGCCGACGGGGTGATCTTCTCCACCCACAACCACAACGACCTGGGGCTGGGCGTGGCCAATACGGTTGCAGCACTGCAGGCAGGCGCGCGCCAGGTGGAATGCACCATCAACGGCATTGGCGAGCGCGCGGGCAATGCGGCGCTGGAGGAAATCATCATGGTGCTGCGCACGCGCCATGACGTGTTGCCCTACACCACCGGCATCCATACCGAGCGCCTGCTGCGCACGTCGCGCATGCTGGCCACCATCACCGGCTTCGATGTGCAGCCCAACAAGGCGATCGTCGGTCGCAACGCATTTGCGCATGAAAGCGGCATCCATCAGGACGGTATCCTGAAAAACGCCGCCACTTACGAGATCATGACACCCGAAAGCGTGGGCTGGAACCGGACGTCACTGGTGCTGGGCAAGCATTCGGGCCGTGCCGCCTTCCGCGACAAGCTGAAGGCGATGGGCTACGAAAACATCGAGGAAGCCCAGTTCAACGATGCCTTCAGCCGCTTCAAGGACCTGGCCGACCGCAAGAAGGTCATCTACGACGAGGACCTGGTGGCGCTGGTTGATGATGAAGTGCGCGACCATGCCCGCATCCGCTTCGTGGCGCTGGATGTGACCGCGGGCTCCCGCCGCCCCGCCACCGCCGATCTGGTGCTGGAAGTCGATGGCAGACGCGAGGAAGGTCACGCCGAAGGGCAGGGCCCGGTCGATGCCGCGTTCAACGCCATCCGCGCCATCGTGTCGCATGACGCGACATTGCAGTTGTATTCCGTCGGCGCCGTGACCGAAGGCAGCGACGCGCAGGCCCGTACCTCGGTCCGGCTGGAGGAAGATGGCAAGCTGGTGGACGGGCAGGGTGCGGATGCCGACACGCTGGTCTCCGCCGTGCGGGCCTACGTGCATGCGCTGAACAAGCTGCTGGTCAAGCGCGACCGTGCCGAACCGGCCGCACTGGATGCCTGA